One Ostrinia nubilalis chromosome 4, ilOstNubi1.1, whole genome shotgun sequence DNA window includes the following coding sequences:
- the LOC135088437 gene encoding silk gland factor 3 translates to MAATTYMPAEMDLGNIGGYHAASPRSAAEPADMKYQHHLQTGGSPSPGAPVLGNPWASLPPADPWAMHQHHSHAHQPDVKPPPAPHEHRHLQHAAHGWHAPVVSAHYGAASPVALHGGYPVPMHQHHMLRDVQPSPHPLHHHHALERDQPEEDTPTSDDLEAFAKQFKQRRIKLGFTQADVGLALGTLYGNVFSQTTICRFEALQLSFKNMCKLKPLLQKWLEEADSTTGSPTSIDKIAAQGRKRKKRTSIEVSVKGALEQHFHKQPKPSAQEITSLADSLQLEKEVVRVWFCNRRQKEKRMTPPNTLGSEMMEGMGHAHYGHDMHGSPLQHSHSPPGLSPQHGLAQGGHTLAAH, encoded by the coding sequence ATGGCGGCGACCACGTACATGCCCGCCGAGATGGACCTCGGCAACATCGGCGGGTATCACGCAGCGTCGCCGCGCAGCGCCGCCGAGCCGGCGGACATGAAGTACCAGCACCACCTGCAGACGGGCGGCTCGCCGTCGCCGGGCGCGCCCGTGCTGGGCAACCCCTGGGCGTCGCTGCCGCCCGCCGACCCCTGGGCCATGCACCAGCACCACTCGCACGCGCACCAGCCCGACGTCaagccgccgcccgcgccgcacgAGCACCGCCACCTGCAGCACGCGGCGCACGGCTGGCACGCGCCCGTCGTGAGCGCGCACTACGGCGCCGCCTCGCCCGTGGCGCTGCACGGCGGCTACCCCGTGCCCATGCACCAGCACCACATGCTGCGCGACGTGCAGCCCTCGCCGCACCCGCTGCACCACCACCACGCGCTGGAGCGCGACCAGCCCGAGGAGGACACGCCCACCAGCGACGACCTGGAGGCCTTCGCCAAGCAGTTCAAGCAGCGCCGCATCAAGCTCGGCTTCACGCAGGCCGACGTGGGCCTGGCGCTCGGCACGCTCTACGGCAACGTGTTCTCGCAGACCACCATCTGCCGGTTCGAGGCGCTCCAGCTGAGCTTCAAGAACATGTGCAAGCTGAAGCCGCTGCTGCAGAAGTGGCTGGAGGAGGCCGACTCGACCACGGGCAGCCCCACGAGCATCGACAAGATCGCCGCGCAGGGCCGCAAGCGCAAGAAGCGCACGTCGATAGAGGTGTCGGTGAAGGGCGCGCTCGAGCAGCACTTCCACAAGCAGCCCAAGCCGTCGGCGCAGGAGATCACGTCGCTCGCCGACAGCCTGCAGCTGGAGAAGGAGGTGGTGCGCGTGTGGTTCTGCAACCGGCGGCAGAAGGAGAAGCGCATGACGCCGCCCAACACGCTGGGCAGCGAGATGATGGAGGGCATGGGCCACGCGCACTACGGGCACGACATGCACGGCTCGCCGCTGCAGCACTCGCACTCGCCGCCGGGGCTGTCCCCGCAGCACGGGCTGGCGCAGGGCGGGCACACGCTGGCCGCGCACTAA